Proteins from a genomic interval of Candidatus Cloacimonadota bacterium:
- a CDS encoding ferritin codes for MISKTLEKAINKQINEELFSAYLYTSMQAWFADENLDGMANWMKSQSQEEHYHAMKFFNYLIERGGKVELEAIAKPEIDFDNPLKAFQAALEHERHITKCINDMMDLAIAENDHASKIFLQWYVEEQVEEEDSVDGIVQRLAMLGDHMHGLFMLDRELSSRTFEWPEEED; via the coding sequence ATGATAAGCAAAACACTTGAAAAGGCTATCAATAAACAGATTAACGAAGAACTGTTTTCCGCCTATCTCTATACCTCAATGCAGGCTTGGTTCGCAGATGAGAACCTGGACGGCATGGCAAACTGGATGAAATCCCAAAGCCAGGAAGAACACTATCATGCCATGAAATTCTTTAACTATCTCATCGAACGCGGTGGGAAAGTGGAATTGGAAGCCATCGCCAAGCCGGAAATTGATTTTGACAATCCTCTCAAAGCTTTCCAAGCCGCCTTGGAACACGAACGCCATATCACCAAGTGCATCAACGACATGATGGATTTGGCGATTGCCGAAAACGACCACGCCAGCAAAATCTTCCTGCAGTGGTATGTGGAAGAGCAGGTTGAGGAAGAAGACAGCGTGGACGGCATTGTGCAGCGTCTCGCCATGTTGGGAGACCACATGCACGGTCTTTTTATGTTGGATCGCGAACTTTCCAGCCGCACTTTTGAATGGCCGGAAGAAGAAGATTAA
- the mutM gene encoding bifunctional DNA-formamidopyrimidine glycosylase/DNA-(apurinic or apyrimidinic site) lyase, whose protein sequence is MPELPEVQTIIDGVTSELKGKQINGLDCFYPGTVIKDPELPEEVFPARFISSRRRGKYIILNLSGGLSVIVHLRMTGKLVVADSQEGPAQHERACFMLSGTQKLRFIDIRTFGKIVLCKTKNVDNFMPGLGMEPLANEFDGQYLQQILKGRRAPIKTLMLDQKLIAGLGNIYVCEILYRAKINPTVPGGQLSLSELKTLAKQTKLVLKEAIAKNGTSISDFRNVDDKTGEFQNFLRVYQKEACPKAHKVAKIKQAGRSTYYCPVCQG, encoded by the coding sequence TTGGACTGCTTTTATCCCGGCACCGTGATCAAGGATCCCGAACTGCCTGAAGAGGTTTTTCCCGCTCGTTTTATTTCATCCCGACGCCGGGGTAAATACATTATTCTGAATTTGAGTGGAGGCCTGAGTGTGATTGTGCATCTGCGCATGACGGGAAAACTGGTTGTTGCCGATTCTCAGGAAGGTCCAGCGCAGCATGAACGCGCCTGCTTCATGCTTTCCGGAACCCAAAAACTTCGTTTTATAGACATCCGCACCTTTGGCAAAATCGTGCTTTGCAAAACCAAAAACGTGGATAACTTCATGCCCGGATTAGGGATGGAACCCTTGGCAAACGAGTTTGATGGTCAATATCTGCAGCAGATTCTAAAAGGACGCCGGGCACCCATCAAAACTCTTATGTTGGATCAAAAACTTATCGCCGGGTTGGGCAATATCTATGTTTGCGAAATCCTCTATCGGGCAAAGATAAATCCAACTGTTCCTGGTGGACAGCTTTCCCTTTCAGAATTAAAAACCCTTGCCAAACAAACCAAGCTGGTGCTCAAGGAAGCCATTGCAAAGAATGGCACTTCCATCTCTGATTTCCGCAATGTGGATGATAAAACAGGCGAATTTCAGAACTTCCTGCGCGTCTATCAAAAAGAAGCATGCCCCAAGGCTCACAAGGTTGCCAAAATCAAACAAGCGGGGCGCAGCACATATTATTGTCCCGTTTGCCAGGGGTGA